Proteins found in one Mustela lutreola isolate mMusLut2 chromosome 12, mMusLut2.pri, whole genome shotgun sequence genomic segment:
- the MYMK gene encoding protein myomaker — protein MGTLMAKLLLPTLSSLAFLPTVSIAAKRRFHMEAMVYLFTMFFVALHHACDGPGLSVVCFMRHDVLEYFSVYGTALSMWVSLMALADFDEPKRSTFVMFGVLTIAVRIHHDRWGYGVYSGPIGTAVLIIATKWLQQMKEKKCLYPDKSVYTQQIGPGLCFGALALMLRFFFEDWDYTYVHSFYHCALAMSFVLLLPKVNKKAGSAGPPAKLDCSTLCCACI, from the exons ATGGGGACGCTCATGGCGAAGCTTCTCCTGCCGACCCTCAGCAGCCTGGCCTTCCTCCCCACCGTCAGCATCGCTGCCAAGAGGCGGTTCCACATGGAGGCCATGGTCTACCTCTTCACCATGTTCTTTGTAGCG CTGCACCACGCCTGCGACGGGCCCGGCCTGTCGGTGGTCTGCTTCATGCGCCACGACGTCCTGGAGTACTTCAGCGTCTACGGGACCGCGCTGAGCATGTGGGTCTCGCTGATGG cGCTGGCCGACTTTGACGAACCCAAGAGGTCGACCTTCGTGATGTTTGGCGTCCTGACCATCGCGGTGCGGATCCACCATGACCGCTGGGGCTACGGGGTGTACTCGGGCCCCATCGGCACGGCTGTCCTCATCATTGCCACAAAGTGG CTGCAGCAGATGAAGGAGAAGAAGTGTCTATACCCCGACAAGAGTGTCTACACCCAGCAGATAGGCCCCGGCCTCTGCTTCGGTGCGCTGGCCCTCATGCTGCGCTTCTTCTTCGAG GACTGGGATTACACCTATGTTCACAGCTTCTACCACTGTGCCCTGGCCATGTCCTTCGTCCTCCTGCTACCCAAGGTCAACAAGAAGGCCGGAAGCGCAGGGCCCCCCGCCAAGCTGGACTGCTCTACCCTTTGCTGCGCTTGTATCTGA